One window of Streptomyces sp. SUK 48 genomic DNA carries:
- a CDS encoding DUF692 domain-containing protein, with protein MGRLGTGIGWRPEIAGAVERMPGIDWVEVVAENVCPGHLPESLVRLRERGVTVVPHGVSLGLGGARRPDAGRLAALAERVEVLGSPLVTEHIAFVRAGGALTASPPLEAGHLLPVPRTRDALDVLCANVRIAQDALPVPLAVENIAALFSWPGEELTEGQFLYELAERTGVRLLIDVANLHTNHVNRGEDPAEALDALPLEAIAYVHVAGGVERDGVWHDSHAHPVPDAVLGILADLASRAAPPGVLLERDEDFPEPAELERELTAIRKVVEGGRRGEAEARPVSPVREGSADTEDARQRLGVAQTAVLSSLVAGTPVPEGFDRVRLGVQARALAAKRADVVAKVAPELPVLLGASYRPAFLEYAGRRPMGAGYRRDALDFAAFLLAGKRPDLPRRELREWWLDRSGPAPRGRLARAARRMLPGRS; from the coding sequence ATGGGGAGACTGGGGACCGGGATCGGCTGGCGGCCGGAGATCGCCGGGGCCGTGGAGCGGATGCCCGGGATCGACTGGGTGGAGGTCGTGGCGGAGAACGTGTGCCCCGGCCATCTCCCGGAGTCGCTGGTGCGGTTGCGCGAGCGCGGGGTGACCGTGGTGCCGCACGGGGTCTCCCTCGGGCTCGGCGGCGCGCGGCGGCCCGACGCCGGCCGGCTCGCGGCGCTCGCCGAACGCGTGGAGGTGCTCGGGTCGCCGCTGGTCACCGAGCACATCGCGTTCGTCCGGGCGGGCGGCGCGCTCACCGCCTCGCCGCCGCTGGAGGCGGGCCATCTGCTGCCCGTGCCGCGTACTCGGGACGCGCTCGACGTGCTCTGCGCGAATGTGCGCATCGCCCAGGACGCGCTGCCGGTGCCGCTCGCCGTGGAGAACATCGCCGCGCTGTTCTCCTGGCCCGGCGAGGAGCTGACCGAGGGGCAGTTCCTGTACGAGCTGGCCGAGCGGACCGGCGTACGGCTGCTCATCGACGTGGCCAACCTGCACACCAACCACGTCAACCGGGGCGAGGACCCGGCCGAGGCGCTGGACGCGCTGCCGCTGGAGGCGATCGCCTACGTCCATGTCGCGGGCGGCGTCGAGCGCGACGGCGTGTGGCACGACAGCCACGCGCACCCGGTACCGGACGCGGTGCTCGGCATCCTGGCCGACCTCGCCTCCCGGGCCGCCCCGCCCGGGGTCCTGCTGGAGCGCGACGAGGACTTCCCCGAACCGGCCGAGCTGGAGCGGGAGTTGACGGCGATCCGGAAGGTGGTGGAGGGCGGCCGGCGGGGGGAGGCGGAGGCGCGGCCCGTCTCGCCGGTGCGCGAGGGCTCCGCCGACACCGAGGACGCCCGTCAGCGGCTCGGCGTCGCGCAGACCGCCGTACTGTCCTCGCTGGTGGCCGGGACGCCCGTGCCCGAGGGGTTCGACCGGGTACGGCTGGGGGTACAGGCGCGGGCGCTCGCGGCGAAGCGGGCAGACGTGGTGGCGAAGGTGGCGCCGGAGCTGCCGGTGCTGCTGGGGGCGTCGTACCGGCCGGCGTTCCTGGAGTACGCGGGCCGGCGGCCGATGGGTGCGGGGTACCGGCGGGACGCGCTGGACTTCGCCGCGTTCCTGCTGGCCGGGAAGCGGCCGGACCTCCCGCGGCGGGAGCTGCGGGAGTGGTGGCTGGACCGCTCCGGCCCGGCGCCTCGGGGGCGGCTGGCGCGGGCGGCGCGAAGGATGCTGCCGGGGCGGAGCTGA
- a CDS encoding TIGR04222 domain-containing membrane protein: MFWLLLLLLAWAFTGTACVRLCLAAMRAAATDPGAPAGDHELTLYETAFLSGGPQRVADVTLLSMARGRRLHLAHTGWATVVDPLGRDEIERSVIGAIGPEGQSRIAPVRTRAAHADAVRRLADRLVRSGLAVPDAHGPTIGAAVRQVRAAVLAVPALAVAALLLPVQADASRLMAGLWFLLPFTLALSCLAIARFEVHPYSPWASPAGQRVLGALLRRRSGAEPSFLTSVALRGIRAIGEPELRAAFAHRDAPHRE; the protein is encoded by the coding sequence ATGTTCTGGCTCCTTCTCCTGCTCCTCGCCTGGGCTTTCACCGGTACGGCCTGCGTCCGCCTCTGTCTCGCGGCGATGCGCGCCGCGGCCACGGACCCCGGAGCACCGGCCGGAGACCACGAACTGACCCTGTACGAGACCGCGTTCCTGTCCGGCGGGCCCCAGCGCGTCGCCGACGTCACCCTGCTGTCGATGGCCCGCGGGCGGCGCCTGCACCTCGCCCACACCGGCTGGGCCACCGTCGTCGACCCGCTCGGCCGGGACGAGATCGAGCGGTCCGTCATCGGGGCGATCGGCCCGGAGGGCCAGTCCCGCATCGCGCCGGTGCGCACCCGCGCCGCCCACGCCGACGCCGTACGGCGCCTCGCCGACCGCCTCGTGCGCAGCGGCCTCGCCGTCCCGGACGCGCACGGCCCCACCATCGGCGCGGCCGTGCGCCAGGTCCGCGCCGCCGTGCTCGCCGTGCCGGCCCTCGCCGTCGCCGCGCTGCTGCTGCCGGTCCAGGCCGACGCCTCACGTCTGATGGCCGGCCTGTGGTTCCTGCTGCCGTTCACGCTGGCGCTGAGCTGCCTGGCCATAGCCCGCTTCGAGGTGCACCCGTACTCGCCGTGGGCCTCCCCCGCCGGGCAGCGCGTACTGGGCGCGCTGCTGCGGCGGCGCTCCGGTGCCGAGCCGTCCTTCCTCACCTCGGTCGCGCTGCGCGGCATCCGCGCGATCGGCGAACCGGAGCTGCGCGCGGCCTTCGCCCACCGCGACGCGCCACACCGGGAGTAG
- a CDS encoding alpha/beta hydrolase produces the protein MKAAAVRSAAVSLLLTALATTPVDATPSHPATPGLRATHSLPGVPSLPAAPIPAAPFPSAPFPSGAAELRGTIVAALRARATGIRYGTCDPAEVPAVPHSPAGLRCGTVAVPLDYARPDGKQIELTVSRTPATGKDGGRKVPRQGALVYDPGGPGATGMYFALAGTLPVWKRIAAAYDLVGYAPRGVGRSAPLSCEDPKQFGKAPTLAPTHPSASYKRERVAQAKAYARGCARRSGPGLRFFDSLNNARDLDVLRAALGEDRLTFMGASYGTYYGSLYAAMFPAQVRRMVLDAPVDPDPGQIWYRSNLAQSAAFEKRWADVRDWIARHDDVYRLGDTPRKVQGSYDMAAARLARTPAGGKVGPGQLQNAFLTAGYYDAYWPGRAAALSAYLRGDPKPLIALAAPDAGSAAAAENGSAVYTAVECNDAPWPTRWAVWDRDNTLLARVAPFETWDNAWMNLPCAYWPAPRQRPLDVRTAPGALPPVLLLAAERDAAAPYAGALEMNRRLAGSLLVTERDAGTHGIGGGPNHCVNGYMEDYLLTGRLPARNASCAPRAEPVPGGGRKAG, from the coding sequence ATGAAAGCCGCCGCCGTCCGCTCGGCCGCCGTCTCCCTGCTGCTGACCGCCCTGGCCACCACCCCGGTGGACGCCACACCGAGCCACCCCGCCACGCCGGGCCTCCGTGCCACGCACAGCCTCCCCGGCGTGCCGAGCCTCCCCGCCGCACCGATCCCCGCCGCGCCGTTCCCCTCCGCGCCGTTCCCCTCCGGCGCCGCCGAACTCCGCGGCACCATCGTCGCCGCCCTGCGCGCCCGCGCCACCGGCATCCGCTACGGCACCTGCGACCCCGCCGAGGTGCCGGCCGTCCCCCACTCCCCCGCCGGCCTGCGCTGCGGCACCGTCGCCGTGCCCCTCGACTACGCCCGTCCCGACGGGAAGCAGATCGAACTCACCGTCAGCCGCACCCCCGCCACCGGGAAGGACGGCGGCCGGAAGGTCCCCCGGCAGGGCGCCCTCGTCTACGACCCCGGCGGCCCCGGCGCCACCGGCATGTACTTCGCGCTGGCCGGCACCCTGCCCGTCTGGAAGCGGATCGCCGCCGCGTACGACCTGGTCGGCTACGCCCCGCGCGGGGTCGGCCGGTCCGCCCCGCTGTCCTGCGAGGACCCGAAGCAGTTCGGCAAGGCGCCCACGCTCGCGCCGACGCACCCCTCCGCGTCGTACAAACGCGAGCGGGTGGCCCAGGCGAAGGCGTACGCCCGCGGCTGCGCCCGGCGCTCGGGTCCCGGGCTGCGCTTCTTCGACTCCCTGAACAACGCCCGGGACCTGGACGTGCTGCGGGCCGCGCTGGGCGAGGACCGGCTGACGTTCATGGGCGCGTCGTACGGCACGTACTACGGCTCGCTGTACGCGGCGATGTTCCCCGCCCAGGTGCGCCGGATGGTGCTGGACGCGCCGGTGGACCCGGACCCCGGGCAGATCTGGTACCGCAGCAACCTCGCCCAGTCGGCCGCGTTCGAGAAGCGCTGGGCGGACGTGCGGGACTGGATCGCCCGGCACGACGACGTCTACCGGCTCGGCGACACGCCCCGGAAGGTGCAGGGGAGTTACGACATGGCCGCCGCGCGGCTCGCCCGGACACCGGCGGGCGGGAAGGTCGGGCCGGGCCAGTTGCAGAACGCGTTCCTGACGGCCGGGTACTACGACGCCTACTGGCCGGGCCGGGCCGCCGCCCTCTCCGCCTATCTGCGCGGCGACCCGAAGCCGCTGATCGCGCTGGCCGCACCGGATGCCGGGTCGGCCGCGGCCGCGGAGAACGGCAGCGCCGTGTACACGGCCGTCGAGTGCAACGACGCGCCGTGGCCCACACGTTGGGCGGTGTGGGACCGGGACAACACCCTACTGGCCCGCGTCGCGCCCTTCGAGACCTGGGACAACGCGTGGATGAACCTGCCCTGCGCGTACTGGCCGGCGCCCCGGCAGCGGCCCCTGGACGTGCGCACCGCGCCCGGCGCGCTGCCCCCGGTGCTGCTCCTGGCGGCCGAACGGGACGCGGCCGCGCCGTACGCGGGGGCCCTGGAGATGAACCGGCGGCTGGCCGGCTCCCTGCTGGTGACCGAGCGGGACGCGGGCACGCACGGCATCGGCGGCGGCCCCAACCACTGCGTCAACGGCTATATGGAGGACTACCTGCTGACGGGCCGCCTCCCGGCGCGGAACGCGTCCTGCGCGCCCCGCGCCGAACCCGTCCCCGGCGGGGGACGGAAGGCGGGCTGA
- the hemQ gene encoding hydrogen peroxide-dependent heme synthase — MSDDAPITESGRIPNKGKLAKDLNDVIRYTLWSVFKLKDVLPADRAGYADEVQELFDQLAAKDVTIRGTYDLSGMRADADVMIWWHAETSDQLQEAYSLFRRTRLGRALEPVWSNMALHRPAEFNRSHIPAFLADETPRDYVSVYPFVRSYDWYLLPDEDRRRMLADHGKMARGYPDVRANTVASFSLGDYEWILAFEANDLSRIVDLMRHLRGSEARMHVREEVPFYTGRRKDVADLVAGLA, encoded by the coding sequence ATGAGTGACGACGCCCCCATCACCGAGTCCGGCCGCATCCCCAACAAGGGCAAGCTGGCCAAGGACCTGAACGATGTCATCCGCTACACCCTGTGGTCGGTCTTCAAGCTGAAGGACGTGCTGCCGGCCGACCGCGCGGGCTACGCCGACGAGGTCCAGGAGCTGTTCGACCAGCTTGCCGCCAAGGACGTGACGATCCGCGGCACGTACGACCTCTCCGGCATGCGGGCCGACGCCGATGTGATGATCTGGTGGCACGCGGAGACCAGCGACCAGCTCCAGGAGGCGTACAGCCTCTTCCGCCGCACCAGGCTGGGCCGCGCGCTGGAGCCGGTGTGGTCCAACATGGCGCTGCACCGCCCGGCCGAGTTCAACCGCTCGCACATCCCGGCGTTCCTCGCCGACGAGACGCCCCGCGACTATGTGAGCGTCTACCCCTTCGTGCGCTCGTACGACTGGTACCTGCTGCCCGACGAGGACCGCCGCCGCATGCTCGCCGACCACGGCAAGATGGCCCGCGGCTACCCGGACGTGCGCGCCAACACGGTCGCCTCGTTCTCGCTGGGCGACTACGAGTGGATTCTCGCCTTCGAGGCGAACGACCTGTCCCGCATCGTCGACCTCATGCGCCACCTGCGCGGCTCCGAGGCCCGGATGCACGTCCGCGAGGAGGTCCCGTTCTACACGGGCCGCCGCAAGGACGTGGCGGACCTGGTGGCGGGGCTGGCGTAA
- the hemG gene encoding protoporphyrinogen oxidase, whose translation MSATGTSPGHAVVVGAGIAGLAAAHRLLERGARVTVLEAADRVGGKLLPGEIAGVRVDLGAESMLARRPEAVALAREVGLAERLQPPAIASAALWTRGALRPMPKGHVMGVPGTAAALAGVLSEDGLARIGQDAVLPRTEVGDDVAVGEYVAARLGREVVDRLVEPLLGGVYAGDAYRISMRSAVPQLFQAARAHASLTEGVREIQAKAAAAQQTGPVFTGIEGGVGTLPLAVADSVRARGGEIRTGAPVTALRRDPAGGWRITAAGEPLHADAVVVAVPAPAAARLLRPESPAAAAELAAVEYASMALITLAYRRADLSLPEGSGFLVPPVDGRTIKAATFASQKWGWIAEQDPDTVVLRTSVGRYGETAVLGRDDADLVEVSRHDLREAAGIDAAPVATRVTRWTDGLPQYPVGHHARVARVREHIAKLPGLAVCGAPYDGVGIPACVASANAAVDQLSGDPRGAEELTAHPVQSRHGGAGE comes from the coding sequence ATGAGCGCAACGGGTACGAGTCCGGGTCACGCCGTCGTCGTCGGAGCCGGCATCGCCGGTCTGGCCGCCGCCCACCGGCTGCTGGAGCGCGGCGCCCGGGTGACGGTGCTGGAGGCGGCCGACCGGGTCGGCGGCAAGCTGCTGCCCGGCGAGATCGCGGGCGTCCGGGTCGACCTCGGCGCCGAGTCGATGCTGGCCCGTCGCCCCGAGGCCGTGGCCCTCGCCCGCGAGGTCGGGCTCGCCGAGCGGCTCCAGCCCCCGGCGATCGCGAGCGCCGCCCTCTGGACCCGGGGCGCGCTGCGCCCCATGCCCAAGGGCCATGTGATGGGTGTGCCCGGCACCGCCGCCGCCCTCGCCGGTGTCCTGTCCGAGGACGGCCTCGCCCGCATCGGACAGGACGCGGTCCTGCCCCGCACCGAGGTCGGCGACGACGTGGCGGTGGGGGAGTACGTGGCGGCGCGCCTCGGTCGCGAGGTCGTGGACCGCCTGGTCGAACCCCTGCTCGGCGGGGTGTACGCGGGCGACGCGTACCGCATCTCGATGCGCTCCGCCGTCCCCCAGCTCTTCCAGGCCGCCCGCGCGCACGCCTCGCTGACCGAGGGCGTCCGCGAGATCCAGGCCAAGGCCGCGGCCGCCCAGCAGACCGGGCCCGTGTTCACGGGCATCGAGGGCGGTGTGGGCACCCTGCCGCTCGCGGTCGCCGACTCCGTCCGCGCGCGCGGCGGCGAGATCCGCACCGGGGCGCCCGTCACCGCACTGCGCCGGGACCCCGCGGGCGGCTGGCGGATCACCGCGGCCGGAGAGCCGCTGCACGCCGACGCCGTGGTGGTCGCCGTACCCGCCCCGGCCGCGGCCCGGCTGCTGCGCCCCGAGTCCCCGGCGGCCGCCGCCGAGCTGGCCGCCGTCGAGTACGCCTCGATGGCCCTGATCACCCTCGCCTACCGGCGCGCCGATCTGTCCCTGCCCGAGGGCAGCGGCTTCCTGGTGCCGCCGGTCGACGGACGCACCATCAAGGCCGCCACGTTCGCCTCCCAGAAGTGGGGCTGGATCGCCGAACAGGACCCGGACACGGTCGTGCTGCGCACCTCGGTCGGGCGGTACGGCGAGACGGCGGTCCTCGGCCGGGACGACGCCGACCTGGTGGAGGTGTCCCGGCACGACCTCCGCGAGGCCGCCGGCATCGACGCCGCGCCCGTCGCGACCCGGGTCACCCGCTGGACCGACGGGCTGCCCCAGTACCCGGTAGGGCACCACGCGCGCGTGGCCCGCGTCCGCGAGCACATCGCCAAGCTGCCGGGCCTCGCGGTCTGCGGCGCGCCGTACGACGGGGTGGGCATCCCCGCCTGTGTCGCGAGCGCGAACGCGGCCGTCGACCAGCTGTCCGGTGATCCGCGCGGGGCCGAGGAACTCACGGCCCACCCGGTGCAGAGCCGCCACGGCGGAGCAGGAGAATAG